A region of uncultured Carboxylicivirga sp. DNA encodes the following proteins:
- a CDS encoding MFS transporter gives MKKLPKLSFWQIWNVSFGFLGIQMGFALQSANVSRILSNLGADLHSLPLFWIAAPLMGLVVQPIVGSASDRTWNRFGRRGPYILGGAIVAAVSMFLMPNASAVVAFMPVLLFGLLMFALMDGSFNITMQPFRALVADMTPSEQRNLGYSTQSFLINAGAVLGSILPFILTNGLNIANTSDPGTVAPSVIWSFYIGGSVLLLSVIWTVIKTKEYPPEEYAEYKGLDNTNETNPQYKGFVGFFRLLKITPKTMIQLAVVQFFSWFALYIMWVYTTPAVSQHVWGEAIGESATKGAQDAGDWVGILFAGYSLFAAIFSTQMSNLANKFGRKTIYGFALLIGGVAYISTFFLKGGDLVHLNLLFTQVDVPSSAVMWLLPMVGVGIAWAAILAMPYAILSDSIPADKMGVFMGIFNFTIAGPQIISGLIAGPIIKYWFDGEAISMIVIAGISMILGAISVNFVKTNNQVQS, from the coding sequence ATGAAGAAATTACCAAAACTATCATTCTGGCAGATTTGGAATGTGAGCTTTGGGTTCCTGGGAATCCAAATGGGATTTGCACTTCAAAGTGCCAATGTTAGTCGAATTCTTTCAAATTTAGGAGCAGACTTACATTCTTTACCTTTATTCTGGATAGCTGCCCCTTTAATGGGATTAGTTGTTCAACCCATTGTTGGTTCAGCCAGCGACAGAACATGGAACCGTTTTGGAAGACGTGGCCCTTATATTTTAGGGGGTGCTATCGTAGCGGCTGTTTCTATGTTTTTGATGCCTAATGCATCCGCAGTTGTAGCCTTTATGCCCGTTTTATTATTTGGATTGCTAATGTTTGCTCTCATGGATGGATCATTCAATATTACGATGCAACCCTTCCGTGCTTTAGTAGCTGATATGACTCCATCAGAACAAAGAAATCTGGGCTATTCAACTCAGAGCTTTTTGATTAATGCCGGTGCTGTATTAGGATCCATTCTTCCTTTTATTTTAACCAATGGTCTTAACATTGCCAATACTTCTGACCCTGGTACGGTCGCACCTTCTGTTATATGGTCTTTTTATATTGGAGGAAGTGTTCTGCTTCTTTCAGTAATATGGACTGTTATAAAAACAAAAGAATATCCTCCTGAAGAATATGCCGAATATAAAGGGTTGGATAATACAAATGAAACAAATCCACAGTACAAAGGCTTTGTTGGATTTTTTAGGTTGTTGAAAATAACTCCTAAAACAATGATTCAGCTGGCAGTTGTTCAGTTCTTCTCATGGTTTGCACTTTACATTATGTGGGTATATACAACACCAGCAGTATCTCAGCATGTTTGGGGTGAAGCAATTGGTGAGAGTGCAACAAAAGGAGCTCAGGATGCGGGAGATTGGGTAGGTATTTTATTTGCCGGTTATAGTCTCTTTGCAGCAATTTTTTCAACTCAAATGTCAAACCTTGCCAATAAATTTGGAAGAAAGACAATATACGGTTTTGCATTACTTATTGGTGGAGTTGCCTATATCTCAACATTTTTTTTAAAAGGAGGAGATCTGGTTCACCTAAACTTACTCTTTACACAAGTAGACGTTCCATCAAGTGCCGTAATGTGGTTGCTCCCTATGGTGGGTGTTGGTATTGCCTGGGCAGCTATTTTGGCAATGCCGTATGCTATTTTATCGGACTCAATACCTGCCGATAAAATGGGTGTTTTTATGGGTATTTTTAATTTCACCATTGCCGGTCCTCAGATAATAAGCGGATTAATAGCCGGTCCAATCATTAAATATTGGTTCGATGGTGAAGCCATCTCAATGATAGTAATAGCAGGAATCAGTATGATACTTGGTGCTATCTCCGTAAACTTTGTGAAAACGAATAATCAGGTACAGTCTTAA
- a CDS encoding SusC/RagA family TonB-linked outer membrane protein translates to MKKQSNLFKLLFLFLALFSFLNMNAQEMTVTGVVTDASDGMPLPGVTVAVKGTTTGTITTPDGAYTLKVSKGQTLVFSFIGYKNVETIIESQSQINIALEADVIGMEEVVVIGYGTSKKKDLTGSIQTVSADDFNQGVISSPQQLINGKVAGVQITDGGGAPGDGATIRIRGGSSLSASNDPLIIIDGVPLDNSGVSGMRNSLNVVNPNDIETFTVLKDASATAIYGSRASNGVILITTKKGKSSGIQIDYAGNFSVATPANKLDVLSADQYREVLAEKFPGNVSLLGNANTDWQDEIYRNAISTDHNLALSGTIVENLPYRVSFGYNNTNGILDESSMNRKTASLNLNPSLFDDHLRINISAKGMTINNNFSNQGAVGAAISLDPTQVIKGDEYAAYGGYFAWARPDGSPNGNAPDNPRALIDQRIDKSIVNRFVGNAQFDYKFHFLPDLRANLNLGLDMSEGKDDDKVQTLPNAAWDTDAFLRGGGYNTYVQKKENKLLDFYLQYNKDLPSLDSRFDVMGGYSWQHFWAENTSGSWFNLANDAGDYVRDPENLTRNENYLVSFFGRLNYVLSEKYYLTFTLRNDGSSRFSEDNRWGLFPSVALAWNMKEESFLSNSDVLSTLKMKLGYGVTGQQDIGSDYGYFGTYKSGQATAQYLYYNNVTGSYTKVPITSIRPNGYDENLKWEETTTYNIGFDYGFLNDRINGSLDVYLRETKDLLNQIPVPAGANLTNELVTNVGSLENRGFELTVNATAIQNNDFTWNIGANVTYNKNEITKLTRVEDPSYLGVQTGGISGGTGNMIQIHQVGQAAGSFFVYQQVYDSNGKPIEGVYLDKNEDGEFNESDLMVYKQSAPKVMLGLNTSFTYKNWDLSMVGRANLGQYVYNNMASSRGWYNSMQISGEYLNNLHSDVLNTNFNSAQYFSSYYVQKASFFRMDNITLGYNMSDLLNNKLKMRVYGSLNNAFVITGYEGLDPEVSGGIDNNMYPRPRTFLLGVNVTF, encoded by the coding sequence ATGAAAAAACAGTCTAATTTGTTTAAGTTACTGTTTCTTTTTCTGGCATTATTTAGTTTTCTGAATATGAATGCACAGGAAATGACTGTTACAGGTGTTGTAACAGATGCAAGTGATGGTATGCCTTTACCTGGTGTTACTGTAGCAGTAAAAGGTACCACAACCGGAACAATTACTACTCCGGACGGGGCATATACATTGAAAGTCAGCAAAGGACAAACTCTAGTTTTCTCATTTATTGGATATAAAAATGTTGAAACAATTATTGAAAGTCAGTCTCAGATTAATATTGCTTTAGAGGCAGATGTTATTGGGATGGAAGAGGTTGTTGTTATTGGTTATGGTACCAGCAAAAAGAAAGACCTTACAGGTTCGATTCAAACTGTTAGTGCAGATGACTTTAATCAGGGAGTAATTAGTTCTCCTCAACAGTTAATTAATGGTAAAGTCGCAGGTGTGCAGATTACCGATGGTGGTGGTGCTCCAGGTGACGGTGCTACAATTCGTATCAGAGGAGGTTCTTCCTTATCAGCATCAAATGATCCGTTAATTATCATTGATGGAGTGCCTTTGGATAACAGTGGAGTTTCAGGAATGCGAAACTCACTAAATGTTGTAAATCCTAATGATATTGAAACGTTCACTGTTCTGAAAGATGCTTCTGCAACAGCTATCTATGGATCAAGAGCATCGAATGGTGTAATTTTGATTACCACAAAAAAAGGTAAGTCATCTGGTATACAAATTGATTATGCGGGTAATTTTTCGGTTGCCACACCAGCTAATAAGTTAGATGTTTTATCGGCTGATCAATATAGAGAAGTGCTAGCTGAAAAATTCCCTGGTAATGTTAGTTTATTAGGTAATGCCAATACAGACTGGCAAGATGAAATTTACCGAAATGCAATAAGCACAGATCATAACTTGGCGTTGTCAGGTACAATTGTTGAAAACTTGCCTTATCGTGTGTCATTTGGATACAACAATACAAATGGTATTTTGGATGAATCAAGTATGAATCGTAAGACAGCATCATTAAATCTTAATCCATCATTATTTGATGATCATTTAAGAATTAATATTAGTGCCAAAGGAATGACTATCAATAATAACTTCTCAAATCAAGGAGCTGTAGGAGCTGCTATTTCTTTGGATCCTACTCAGGTTATCAAAGGTGATGAGTATGCTGCTTATGGAGGTTATTTTGCATGGGCTCGTCCAGATGGTTCGCCAAATGGAAATGCACCTGATAATCCACGCGCTTTAATTGATCAACGAATTGATAAATCAATCGTTAATAGATTTGTAGGAAACGCACAGTTCGATTATAAATTCCATTTTTTACCAGACTTAAGAGCAAACCTAAATTTAGGTCTTGATATGTCGGAAGGTAAAGATGATGATAAAGTTCAAACTCTTCCAAATGCGGCATGGGATACTGATGCTTTTTTAAGAGGTGGTGGCTATAATACATATGTTCAGAAAAAAGAGAATAAATTGTTAGATTTCTATTTGCAATACAACAAAGATTTACCTTCGTTGGATTCTCGTTTCGATGTTATGGGAGGATATTCATGGCAGCATTTCTGGGCTGAAAATACATCAGGCTCTTGGTTTAATTTAGCTAATGATGCAGGTGATTATGTTAGAGATCCTGAGAACTTGACTAGAAATGAAAATTACTTGGTTTCTTTCTTCGGTCGTTTAAATTATGTGTTGTCAGAAAAATATTACCTGACTTTTACATTACGTAATGATGGATCTTCACGTTTCTCAGAAGACAATCGATGGGGATTATTCCCTTCAGTTGCTCTTGCCTGGAATATGAAAGAAGAATCATTCCTTTCTAATTCAGACGTATTATCTACATTAAAGATGAAGTTAGGTTATGGTGTTACAGGTCAGCAGGATATAGGTTCTGATTATGGCTATTTTGGTACTTACAAATCAGGACAGGCAACTGCTCAATACTTATACTATAATAACGTAACCGGATCATATACTAAGGTGCCAATTACAAGTATTCGTCCAAATGGTTATGATGAAAACCTAAAATGGGAGGAAACAACCACCTATAATATCGGTTTTGATTATGGATTCTTAAATGATAGAATTAATGGTAGTTTAGATGTTTATCTTCGTGAAACAAAAGATCTTTTAAATCAGATTCCTGTTCCTGCCGGTGCTAACCTTACAAATGAGTTAGTGACAAATGTTGGAAGTCTTGAAAATAGAGGTTTCGAGCTAACTGTTAATGCTACCGCAATTCAGAATAACGATTTTACCTGGAACATTGGTGCCAATGTAACATATAATAAGAATGAGATTACTAAGCTAACAAGGGTTGAAGATCCAAGTTATTTGGGTGTTCAAACCGGAGGGATCAGTGGTGGTACTGGTAACATGATTCAAATCCATCAGGTTGGTCAGGCGGCCGGTTCATTCTTTGTATATCAACAAGTTTATGATAGCAATGGTAAACCTATTGAAGGTGTTTACCTTGATAAAAACGAGGATGGTGAGTTCAACGAAAGTGATTTAATGGTTTATAAGCAATCAGCTCCAAAAGTAATGTTAGGTCTGAATACTTCATTTACCTATAAAAACTGGGATTTGAGCATGGTTGGAAGAGCTAATTTAGGTCAGTATGTATACAACAATATGGCTTCAAGCAGAGGTTGGTATAACAGTATGCAAATTAGTGGAGAGTATTTAAACAATCTTCATTCAGATGTATTAAATACCAATTTTAATTCGGCTCAGTACTTCTCTTCATACTATGTGCAAAAAGCCTCTTTCTTCAGAATGGATAATATTACTCTTGGCTATAATATGAGTGATTTATTAAATAATAAATTGAAGATGAGAGTTTATGGATCACTTAATAATGCATTTGTGATTACCGGTTATGAAGGTTTGGATCCTGAAGTTAGTGGTGGTATTGATAATAATATGTATCCACGTCCAAGAACCTTTTTGTTAGGTGTAAATGTTACATTTTAA
- the pgmB gene encoding beta-phosphoglucomutase, whose amino-acid sequence MGKIKACLFDLDGVIVDTAKYHYIAWRELAKELGFDFTEEDNERLKGVSRMTSLEILLEIGGVTLSEEEKIRLADKKNENYRTFILKMQPDEILPGAKSFLEELKTKGIKIALGSASKNAMTILDRLELTYLFEAIIDGTKVSQAKPDPEVFLKGAEELNVKPEECVVFEDAEAGVEAAKAGKMKCVGIGSPDVLGKADIVIDGLHQMDYNKLLSLEN is encoded by the coding sequence ATGGGAAAGATAAAAGCTTGTCTATTTGACTTAGACGGTGTAATTGTGGACACAGCCAAGTATCATTATATTGCCTGGCGTGAACTTGCTAAGGAACTTGGATTTGACTTTACTGAAGAAGACAATGAAAGATTAAAAGGTGTAAGTCGGATGACTTCTCTTGAGATCTTATTAGAAATTGGAGGTGTAACTCTTTCTGAAGAAGAAAAGATTCGCCTGGCCGATAAAAAAAATGAAAACTACCGAACCTTCATTTTAAAAATGCAACCTGATGAAATCCTTCCTGGTGCCAAATCATTTCTGGAAGAACTAAAAACAAAAGGAATTAAAATAGCTTTGGGTTCAGCCAGTAAGAATGCAATGACTATTCTGGATCGACTGGAGCTCACCTATTTGTTTGAGGCAATAATTGACGGCACAAAGGTATCTCAAGCCAAACCAGATCCCGAAGTATTCCTGAAAGGAGCTGAAGAACTAAATGTTAAGCCAGAAGAATGTGTTGTTTTTGAAGATGCTGAAGCTGGTGTTGAAGCTGCAAAAGCAGGTAAAATGAAGTGCGTAGGAATTGGTTCGCCTGATGTATTAGGTAAAGCTGATATTGTAATTGACGGATTACATCAGATGGATTATAATAAATTACTGAGCCTCGAAAATTAA
- a CDS encoding RagB/SusD family nutrient uptake outer membrane protein: MKVSNIYKLVFAFALLFGLGACVNDLDVTPIDPNLDTADKVLDSEEAFYQVLTKIYAGFAVSGQTGPAGDPDLVGFDEGHSQYWRAYFVCQELPTDEAVNGWNDGDLPDVSTMTWGANNGFIKQFYYRAIYQVSLANEFIRQAKTVGFDTYPKLAQYSAEARFLRALAYWHALDLFGNGVPFVTEDSPIGSTLPEPAGLVGGPELFKYIESELLAIVGDTEDDSQVLLNVGETYGGQANKAAAWMVLAKLYLNQAVYLDAEYQSNDYYTKAKTYLNKVTSAGYSLITDREVTDVYSPYERLFLADNYSTDNEIIYSINFDGDVSRSYGGMTYVIAASIGGEMTPNDYGMANGWGGNRTTKALVNKFDAADGRALWFTEGQQLEIDQQDQFTHGYAVVKYKNRTRNGGYGTNEGSSDWVDVNVPVFRLADAYLMAAEVDLRLNGSVSSESLAFLQQIVTRAGVSLPTTVDLDWILDERARELYWECHRRTDLVRFGKFTSGYNWPLKGNSLSGKDVDDKYNLMPIPFTDITANPNLIQNPNY, from the coding sequence ATGAAAGTATCTAATATATATAAATTAGTTTTTGCATTTGCTCTGTTATTTGGACTTGGGGCATGTGTAAACGATTTAGATGTTACTCCTATTGATCCAAACCTGGACACAGCGGATAAAGTTTTGGATTCAGAAGAAGCATTTTATCAAGTATTAACAAAAATCTATGCAGGTTTTGCAGTTTCAGGTCAAACAGGTCCTGCCGGAGATCCGGATTTAGTTGGTTTTGATGAAGGTCATAGCCAGTATTGGCGAGCTTATTTTGTTTGTCAGGAACTACCTACTGATGAGGCTGTTAATGGATGGAATGATGGTGATTTACCAGATGTGAGCACAATGACTTGGGGAGCTAATAATGGCTTTATTAAACAATTTTATTACAGAGCTATTTACCAGGTTTCATTAGCAAATGAATTTATACGTCAGGCAAAAACTGTTGGTTTTGACACTTATCCAAAATTGGCACAATATAGCGCAGAAGCTCGTTTCTTGAGAGCATTAGCATATTGGCATGCTTTAGATTTATTTGGTAATGGTGTTCCTTTTGTAACTGAAGACAGTCCTATTGGATCTACTTTACCTGAACCGGCTGGACTGGTTGGTGGTCCTGAACTATTTAAATATATCGAAAGTGAATTATTAGCTATTGTTGGCGATACTGAAGATGATTCTCAGGTTTTATTAAATGTGGGCGAAACATATGGCGGACAGGCAAATAAGGCAGCTGCTTGGATGGTATTAGCTAAATTGTATCTAAATCAGGCTGTGTATCTTGATGCAGAATATCAAAGTAATGATTACTATACCAAAGCAAAAACCTACTTAAACAAAGTAACTTCAGCTGGCTATAGTTTGATTACTGACAGAGAAGTTACAGATGTATATTCTCCTTATGAGCGTTTGTTCTTAGCAGATAATTACTCAACTGATAATGAAATTATTTATTCTATCAATTTTGATGGTGATGTTTCAAGATCATATGGTGGAATGACATATGTAATTGCTGCTTCGATTGGTGGAGAAATGACTCCAAATGACTATGGAATGGCAAATGGTTGGGGCGGAAATCGTACAACAAAAGCTTTGGTTAATAAATTTGACGCTGCAGATGGACGTGCATTGTGGTTTACAGAAGGTCAACAGTTAGAAATTGATCAGCAAGATCAGTTTACACATGGTTATGCTGTTGTTAAATATAAAAACCGAACAAGAAATGGTGGTTATGGTACGAATGAAGGTAGTTCTGACTGGGTGGATGTAAATGTGCCAGTATTTCGTTTGGCAGATGCTTATCTGATGGCTGCTGAAGTTGATTTACGTTTGAATGGAAGTGTTTCTTCTGAAAGTCTTGCATTCCTGCAACAAATCGTAACCAGAGCTGGAGTTTCATTACCAACAACAGTTGATTTAGATTGGATTTTGGATGAACGTGCACGTGAATTATACTGGGAGTGTCACAGAAGAACTGATTTGGTTCGATTTGGAAAATTCACTTCAGGATATAATTGGCCATTAAAAGGAAATAGTCTTAGTGGTAAAGATGTTGACGACAAATATAATTTGATGCCAATACCTTTTACGGATATTACTGCTAATCCAAATCTGATTCAGAATCCAAATTATTAA
- a CDS encoding LacI family DNA-binding transcriptional regulator — MKSHPITIKDIARVLGISPSTVSRALKDHPDISPKTKQLVQTFAEKVNYRPNALALSLRSSKTNTIGIVIPEIVHHFFSTVISGIEDIAYGKGYNAIICQTNENYQREVIDLQALIDNRVDGILVSMSKNTHEFSHFQNVRDNGIPIVFFDRICEAISTDRVIADDFEGARIATKHLIGKGCKKIMHLSAPQHLLIGKNRKEGYCSALKEHQLQCNDQFVVKCDTRESVFAKEDEIISLAGDIDGIFAVNDSTAIAAMQVLQRNGYNVPKDIAVVGFGDGPIADIAYPPLTTVEQKGYVIGQAAMNLLIGHIEETAIESEFETKIFTPELVERTSSQLGKTI, encoded by the coding sequence ATGAAATCACATCCGATAACCATTAAAGATATTGCAAGAGTTCTTGGAATTTCTCCGTCAACTGTTTCCAGGGCATTAAAAGATCATCCTGATATCAGTCCAAAAACAAAACAACTGGTACAGACATTTGCCGAGAAAGTAAATTATCGCCCTAACGCCCTGGCATTAAGTTTACGAAGCAGTAAAACCAATACGATTGGAATTGTGATACCTGAAATAGTTCACCACTTCTTTTCAACAGTAATTAGTGGCATAGAGGATATTGCTTATGGTAAAGGTTATAATGCCATTATTTGCCAAACCAACGAAAATTATCAAAGAGAGGTAATTGATTTACAAGCCTTAATTGACAACAGAGTAGATGGCATATTAGTATCAATGAGTAAAAACACTCATGAATTCTCTCATTTTCAAAACGTAAGAGACAATGGAATACCGATCGTTTTTTTCGATCGTATTTGTGAAGCCATCTCAACAGACAGGGTGATTGCTGATGATTTTGAAGGTGCCCGCATAGCTACAAAACACCTTATTGGTAAAGGATGTAAAAAAATAATGCACCTATCAGCTCCTCAACATTTATTAATAGGTAAAAACCGGAAAGAAGGTTATTGCAGTGCATTAAAAGAGCATCAACTTCAATGCAATGATCAGTTCGTAGTAAAGTGTGATACCCGAGAATCTGTTTTTGCAAAGGAGGATGAAATTATTAGTCTTGCCGGTGACATTGATGGTATTTTTGCGGTAAACGACAGTACTGCCATTGCTGCCATGCAGGTACTGCAACGTAATGGATACAATGTGCCCAAAGACATTGCTGTTGTTGGATTTGGAGACGGACCTATTGCTGATATTGCTTATCCCCCTTTAACCACAGTTGAACAAAAAGGATATGTTATTGGTCAGGCAGCCATGAACCTGTTGATTGGCCATATTGAAGAAACAGCCATTGAAAGTGAGTTTGAAACTAAAATATTTACACCTGAACTAGTAGAAAGAACATCCTCTCAACTAGGAAAAACAATCTAA
- a CDS encoding family 65 glycosyl hydrolase domain-containing protein, which yields MIEYLIHDEWNIIEEGFKPEHHRSSESIFSLGNGKMGQRANFEETYTGPTLQGSYVAGIYYPDKTRVGWWKNGYPEYFAKVLNSPNWIGIDVQIDGHYLDLYTCKTENFRRVLNMQEGYLSREFTAIMDDGKKVTVVSKRFLSMADTEIGAIRYSVTPLNFEGKISFTPYLDGDVENEDSNYDEKFWNLLEMEAHPGEAYLVTETKKLGFRAGFGMMVKTFIQEVEISIKPEILKKEAWVGNRFEKVIKEGEQFTIEKIAGVTSSLNYSKNDILVATKKSTKVGFDKGFDKLFEAHKNEWKQKWIHSDIKIEGDIAAQQGIRFNIFHLNQTYTGEDERLNVGPKGFTGEKYGGSTYWDTEAYCIPFFVSTAPSNVTRNLLIYRYKQLDKAIENAGKLGFKDGAALYPMVTMNGEECHNEWEITFEEIHRNGAIAFAIHNYIRHTNDFKYLEEYGLEVLIGISRFWSQRVNWSGEKKKYVMLGVTGPNEYENNINNNWYTNKMATWCMKYTSEAIEIVKKNNIDAYNRIVDKTKFKTEEETGKWKDIVTNMYFPFNEELNVFMQQDGYMDKEHILVKDLDLKQRPINQHWSWDRILRSCYIKQADTLQGIYVLEEEFDLDTIKRNFEFYEPRTVHESSLSPCVHSILAAKIGMIDKAYEMYLRTSRLDIDDYNHEAHEGLHITSMAGTWMSVVEGFGGKRVYDGKLYLNPVIPGQWNKYAFRITFMNNDLEVIVSKENVAVASHSSRPVELYVYNQLIKVEPQQTVEISVK from the coding sequence ATGATAGAATATTTAATTCACGATGAGTGGAACATTATAGAAGAGGGTTTTAAACCTGAACATCACAGATCATCAGAAAGTATCTTCAGCCTTGGCAATGGAAAAATGGGACAAAGAGCCAATTTTGAGGAAACCTATACCGGCCCCACATTACAAGGCAGTTATGTGGCAGGTATTTATTACCCTGATAAAACACGTGTTGGTTGGTGGAAGAACGGATATCCTGAGTATTTTGCTAAAGTATTAAACAGCCCAAACTGGATTGGTATTGACGTTCAGATTGATGGCCACTATCTTGATTTATATACCTGTAAAACAGAAAATTTCAGAAGAGTTCTGAATATGCAGGAGGGATATTTGTCAAGAGAGTTCACAGCGATAATGGATGATGGTAAAAAAGTTACTGTGGTGTCTAAACGTTTTCTTAGCATGGCAGATACAGAAATAGGAGCCATTCGCTATTCGGTTACTCCACTTAATTTTGAAGGTAAAATTTCATTCACTCCATATCTTGATGGAGATGTTGAAAACGAAGATTCTAATTACGATGAAAAATTCTGGAATCTTTTAGAAATGGAAGCTCATCCGGGCGAAGCCTACCTGGTGACTGAAACAAAAAAACTAGGTTTCAGAGCAGGTTTTGGTATGATGGTTAAAACCTTTATCCAGGAAGTTGAAATCAGTATCAAACCCGAAATACTAAAAAAAGAAGCTTGGGTCGGAAACCGTTTTGAAAAAGTAATTAAAGAAGGTGAGCAATTTACAATTGAGAAAATTGCCGGAGTAACCAGCTCTTTAAATTACAGTAAAAATGACATCCTGGTTGCTACAAAAAAATCTACCAAAGTTGGATTTGACAAAGGGTTTGATAAATTATTTGAAGCTCATAAAAACGAATGGAAACAGAAATGGATTCACAGCGACATCAAAATAGAAGGTGATATTGCTGCTCAACAAGGAATTCGTTTCAATATATTTCATTTAAATCAGACTTACACCGGCGAAGACGAACGTTTAAACGTTGGTCCTAAAGGATTTACAGGTGAAAAATACGGAGGTAGTACTTATTGGGATACTGAAGCTTATTGTATTCCTTTCTTTGTATCAACAGCACCATCAAACGTAACACGCAATCTACTTATTTACCGCTATAAGCAGCTTGACAAGGCCATTGAAAATGCTGGAAAACTGGGTTTTAAAGATGGTGCAGCTCTTTATCCAATGGTGACCATGAATGGAGAAGAGTGTCATAATGAATGGGAAATTACTTTTGAAGAAATTCATCGTAATGGAGCTATTGCCTTTGCCATCCACAACTATATTCGGCATACCAACGATTTTAAATATCTTGAAGAGTATGGGCTGGAAGTATTGATTGGCATATCACGGTTCTGGAGCCAACGTGTTAATTGGTCGGGTGAAAAGAAAAAGTATGTAATGCTAGGGGTTACCGGACCCAACGAATACGAAAACAACATCAATAACAACTGGTATACCAATAAAATGGCAACCTGGTGTATGAAGTATACTTCAGAAGCCATTGAAATTGTCAAGAAGAACAATATTGATGCTTACAACCGCATTGTTGACAAAACAAAGTTCAAAACAGAAGAGGAAACTGGAAAGTGGAAAGATATAGTTACTAACATGTATTTCCCATTCAATGAAGAATTAAATGTTTTCATGCAACAGGACGGATACATGGATAAAGAACATATCCTTGTTAAAGATCTGGATCTAAAACAACGACCAATTAATCAGCACTGGTCGTGGGACAGAATTCTTCGTAGTTGTTATATCAAACAAGCTGACACGCTTCAGGGTATTTATGTACTTGAAGAAGAATTTGATTTGGATACCATTAAGCGAAACTTTGAATTTTACGAACCTCGAACTGTTCATGAGTCATCGCTATCACCATGTGTGCACTCCATTTTAGCAGCAAAAATTGGAATGATCGACAAGGCATATGAAATGTATTTACGTACCTCGCGCCTGGATATTGACGATTACAATCACGAAGCCCACGAAGGACTGCACATCACATCAATGGCCGGAACCTGGATGTCTGTTGTTGAAGGTTTTGGAGGTAAACGAGTTTATGATGGCAAACTTTATCTTAATCCGGTAATACCTGGTCAATGGAATAAATATGCTTTCCGCATTACATTTATGAATAATGACTTGGAGGTAATTGTTTCTAAAGAAAATGTTGCAGTAGCATCGCACTCAAGCAGGCCTGTTGAATTATATGTATACAATCAATTAATTAAAGTTGAGCCTCAACAAACCGTTGAAATAAGTGTAAAATAA